The window CAATAAAATATCACCAGCCTTATTATAGTTACCGCAAACAATGCCTTCCGCAATCCAAATTGAATCAGATGTGAAAGAAGACCACCGCACAATCTGTTCTTGGGTTGGGGTTCGTTGAAGCAAATCTTCAAGGTATAAGACATTTAGTAGGCCGAGGTTATAAGTCAAAAGCAGCATAAACTGCTGTACTTGGACGTGTTCGCCACAGTGCATCTTAAAATCTTTCGGCATGAATTTATCACATTTGAAATGAATAAGCTGTGGCCCAAGATTGAATTTGAGTTTCATATCCTGATTTCTCCCGTTTAATATTTTTCCAGTAGCTGATTTCAATGTATCAATCCAGTTCCAAATATTGTTTAATCTCCTCTGTTGTGATATCCTTCAATTCATTCTGTCCGATAATTCCTCGGATTTTTTCACATATCGAATCAATGTATTTAGGGACCCCGCCAGAAGCAGAATGTATGAGGTCTATGTGCTTAACCAAAATATCAATTGTATGTTGCGGGTAGCATTGAGCTGCCATTTTAAACAGGGTATAATTTTGGGTTTCCTCTTGATCAAAAGGCTCCAAAATACGTATGTTGGATTCATTTACTATGTTTTTTATCTTTTCCTTTAATTCATTTCTGCCCAAAAGAACCAGCGAAACATTGCTCTGAACAATTTTAACAGTGCTTATGAACTGGTGGATCTGTTGTATTACTTCTTCTTCATATAAATGGCAATCGTCAATAATTAAGGCAACATGTATTCTACCTTTTTCTGCCTCTTTTAAAGTATTTAAAAAATCCTGCTCCAAACCAGCAATATTGTCTGATGTTTTAAAGTTTAGATTATTTACGACTTCTTCCAATACTTCCTCATAACTGTCATGTTTGCCATGCAAATGTACTGTCGTACCACCTAAATCCAATACTTTACTTTTAAACATTTCGGCAGTCATTGTTTTTCCGATTCCTTCTACACCAATAATCGCACGTGTACCTTCTCCCCAAATTTGATACCACTTATTATTCATAGTCTACATCCTCCCAATATTATAATTTTTGTAAGAGCTGTCAGCATAGATAATAATTGTTTTC of the Ruminiclostridium papyrosolvens DSM 2782 genome contains:
- a CDS encoding ATP-binding protein — translated: MNNKWYQIWGEGTRAIIGVEGIGKTMTAEMFKSKVLDLGGTTVHLHGKHDSYEEVLEEVVNNLNFKTSDNIAGLEQDFLNTLKEAEKGRIHVALIIDDCHLYEEEVIQQIHQFISTVKIVQSNVSLVLLGRNELKEKIKNIVNESNIRILEPFDQEETQNYTLFKMAAQCYPQHTIDILVKHIDLIHSASGGVPKYIDSICEKIRGIIGQNELKDITTEEIKQYLELD